One stretch of Armigeres subalbatus isolate Guangzhou_Male chromosome 2, GZ_Asu_2, whole genome shotgun sequence DNA includes these proteins:
- the LOC134215785 gene encoding congested-like trachea protein, translated as MSENVSPIKYFLSGGFGGICTVLAGHPLDTIKVRLQTMPLPVAGQAPLYAGTLDCAKKTIRHEGFRGLYKGMSAPMAGVAPIFAMSFFGFGVGKRLQQKTPDEELNNTQLFAAGAFSGVFTTIVMAPGERIKCLLQIQQGGNVPQKYNGMVDCTKQLYAEGGIRSIYKGSFATLLRDVPASGMYFLTYEYVKKTFAPKEGETEEPGKALLRTIFAGGMAGIANWAIGMPADVLKSRLQTAPEGTYKNGIRDVFRELMKNEGPLALYKGVTPVMLRAFPANAACFIGFEVFMKFLNFVAPNL; from the coding sequence ATGTCCGAAAATGTTAGCCCAATCAAGTACTTTCTCTCCGGAGGTTTTGGAGGGATCTGTACGGTGTTGGCCGGGCACCCGCTCGATACAATAAAGGTACGATTGCAGACGATGCCGTTACCGGTCGCTGGCCAAGCTCCATTGTACGCCGGGACCCTGGACTGTGCAAAGAAGACCATCCGCCATGAAGGTTTCCGTGGGTTATACAAAGGAATGTCCGCTCCGATGGCCGGGGTGGCACCGATCTTCGCCATGAGTTTCTTTGGGTTCGGTGTAGGCAAGAGATTGCAGCAGAAGACACCGGATGAAGAGTTGAACAATACACAACTGTTCGCAGCGGGGGCGTTCTCCGGAGTGTTCACTACGATAGTGATGGCTCCGGGCGAGCGTATCAAGTGTCTGCTGCAGATTCAACAAGGAGGCAATGTGCCCCAGAAGTATAACGGCATGGTGGACTGCACGAAGCAGCTGTACGCAGAAGGAGGAATTCGAAGTATTTACAAGGGATCGTTTGCAACACTGCTGCGAGACgttccagcttctggaatgtaCTTCCTCACTTATGAATACGTAAAGAAGACCTTTGCGCCGAAGGAAGGCGAAACGGAGGAGCCCGGAAAAGCATTGCTGCGAACGATTTTTGCTGGAGGAATGGCAGGTATTGCCAACTGGGCCATCGGAATGCCAGCTGATGTGCTTAAGTCACGACTGCAGACGGCGCCCGAGGGAACCTACAAGAATGGCATCCGGGATGTTTTTCGAGAGCTGATGAAGAACGAAGGACCGCTGGCACTGTACAAGGGTGTTACGCCGGTGATGTTGCGAGCTTTCCCAGCGAATGCGGCTTGCTTCATCGGGTTTGAGGTGTTTATgaagtttttgaattttgtgGCGCCCAATTTGTAG